A stretch of Thermodesulfobacteriota bacterium DNA encodes these proteins:
- the gmd gene encoding GDP-mannose 4,6-dehydratase — protein sequence MKRALITGITGQDGSYLAEFLLSKGYEVHGLIRRASTFNTGRIDHLYVDPHTPRSRFFLYYGDLSDSGQLTNLIYNIQPEEIYHLGAQSHVRVSFDMPEYTGDVTGMGTTRLLEAIRRSGTKAKFYQASSSEMFGDAPAPQNEETPFRPKSPYAAAKVYAYWMVVNYREGYSMPACNGILFNHESPRRGETFVTRKITRGLAHILAGKEKKIYLGNLEAKRDWGFAPEYIETMWTILQQEEPDDYVIGTGEAHSIKEFLEEAFGYVNLDWHEFVEIDPRYLRPTEVEFLLADPSKARKKLCWNPKINFKDLVKIMVDYDMEFAGLSPRGEGIKILNNKNIHWTDNKLTER from the coding sequence ATGAAACGTGCTCTTATTACAGGCATTACCGGTCAGGATGGTTCGTATCTGGCAGAGTTCCTGTTGTCAAAAGGCTATGAAGTCCATGGACTAATACGTCGTGCCAGCACTTTTAATACCGGCCGAATTGACCATCTCTATGTGGACCCTCATACCCCACGCTCTCGATTCTTTCTCTATTATGGAGATCTTTCTGATTCCGGACAGCTAACCAACTTAATCTACAATATTCAGCCAGAGGAGATATATCACCTTGGCGCGCAAAGTCATGTCCGGGTTAGTTTCGATATGCCCGAATACACTGGAGATGTGACTGGCATGGGAACAACCAGGCTGCTTGAGGCGATAAGGAGAAGCGGCACCAAAGCCAAATTTTATCAGGCAAGCAGCAGTGAGATGTTTGGGGATGCCCCTGCCCCACAAAATGAGGAGACACCTTTCAGACCGAAAAGCCCTTATGCAGCGGCTAAAGTCTACGCCTACTGGATGGTAGTAAATTACCGGGAGGGCTACAGTATGCCCGCCTGCAATGGGATTCTTTTTAACCATGAATCCCCAAGACGAGGAGAGACATTTGTTACCAGAAAAATCACCAGAGGTCTTGCCCATATTCTGGCAGGTAAGGAAAAGAAGATATATCTTGGCAACTTGGAGGCTAAGAGGGACTGGGGATTTGCCCCTGAGTATATAGAGACCATGTGGACTATCCTTCAGCAGGAAGAGCCGGATGATTACGTCATCGGCACAGGAGAAGCTCATTCTATTAAGGAGTTTTTAGAAGAGGCATTTGGCTATGTAAACTTAGATTGGCACGAGTTTGTGGAGATAGATCCAAGATACCTTAGACCAACAGAGGTTGAATTCTTGCTTGCAGACCCGTCAAAAGCAAGAAAAAAGCTTTGCTGGAATCCAAAAATAAATTTCAAAGACCTTGTTAAAATAATGGTAGATTATGATATGGAATTTGCAGGATTAAGCCCTAGAGGAGAAGGGATTAAAATCTTAAATAATAAAAACATCCACTGGACAGATAATAAGCTGACGGAAAGATAA
- a CDS encoding GDP-L-fucose synthase, producing the protein MDFWSNKRVMVTGGAGFLGSFVIDKLKEKGCKNIFVPGSRDYNLVDMEAVKKVYRDAKPEIVIHLAAKVGGIGANRANPGKFFYDNLMMGTQMMEVGRQVGIEKFVAVGTVCAYPKFTSIPFKEEDLWSGYPEETNAPYGLAKKMLLVQSQAYREQYGFNAIYLLPVNLYGPRDNFDPESSHVIPALIRKCIEVQKFSTNSPLTVHHSPITVWGTGKATREFLYVEDAAEAIILATERYNKPDPVNIGAGFEISIKDIVDLIAKLTEFKGEIIWDNSKPDGQPRRMLDTSRAEKEFGFKAKTSLEDGLKRTIEWYIQEVSKQ; encoded by the coding sequence ATGGATTTTTGGTCAAACAAAAGAGTTATGGTAACAGGTGGCGCCGGTTTTTTGGGCTCATTTGTGATAGATAAACTAAAGGAAAAAGGTTGCAAAAACATATTCGTTCCAGGAAGCAGAGATTACAATTTAGTAGATATGGAAGCAGTTAAAAAGGTTTATAGAGATGCTAAGCCAGAAATTGTCATCCATCTTGCTGCAAAGGTAGGAGGAATTGGAGCCAATCGTGCTAATCCAGGCAAGTTTTTTTATGATAACCTCATGATGGGTACTCAGATGATGGAGGTGGGGAGACAGGTTGGCATAGAAAAATTTGTCGCTGTTGGAACCGTATGTGCCTATCCCAAATTCACCTCTATACCATTTAAAGAAGAAGACTTATGGAGCGGCTATCCGGAAGAAACAAACGCCCCCTATGGCTTGGCTAAGAAGATGCTTTTGGTTCAATCTCAAGCCTATAGGGAACAATACGGTTTTAATGCCATTTATCTTTTACCAGTTAATCTTTATGGTCCCAGAGACAACTTTGACCCCGAATCTTCTCATGTGATTCCTGCCCTCATCCGCAAGTGCATCGAGGTACAGAAGTTCTCTACCAATTCACCTCTCACCGTTCACCATTCACCAATTACGGTTTGGGGCACCGGCAAAGCAACCCGGGAGTTCCTGTATGTAGAGGACGCTGCAGAAGCCATTATTCTTGCAACAGAAAGATACAATAAACCCGACCCGGTAAATATCGGCGCAGGCTTCGAAATCTCAATAAAAGATATAGTTGATTTGATTGCAAAGCTGACAGAATTTAAAGGTGAGATTATTTGGGACAATTCGAAGCCTGATGGTCAGCCACGAAGGATGCTGGATACATCAAGGGCAGAAAAGGAATTTGGGTTTAAGGCAAAGACTTCATTAGAGGATGGTCTTAAAAGAACAATTGAGTGGTATATTCAAGAGGTAAGTAAACAATAA
- a CDS encoding ABC transporter permease, with product MNAKDIPVIRIAPSKGWVSLKLLDLWEYRELLYFLTWRDIKVRYKQTVLGAAWAIIQPFFTMIVFSLFFGKLARIPSDGVPYPIFSFSALVPWTFFAYGLSQSSNSLVDSANLITKVYFPRLIVPLSSVISGVIDFLIAFGVLIIMMLFYNILPTINMLWLPALLLLALVTALGVGMWLSALNVKYRDVRYVIPFITQFWMFATPIAYPSSLLSEPWRTIYGINPMAGVVEGFRWALLGTQTAPGPIIVVSSFAALVILISGVYYFKRMEKTFADVV from the coding sequence ATGAACGCTAAGGACATACCAGTAATTCGAATCGCACCATCAAAAGGCTGGGTTTCTCTCAAGTTACTTGATTTGTGGGAATACCGCGAATTGCTCTATTTTCTCACCTGGCGGGATATAAAGGTACGCTACAAACAGACTGTACTTGGCGCAGCATGGGCAATCATACAACCTTTCTTTACAATGATTGTTTTCAGCCTTTTCTTTGGCAAGCTTGCGAGAATTCCTTCTGATGGGGTCCCTTATCCGATTTTCAGCTTTTCGGCATTAGTTCCATGGACTTTCTTTGCCTACGGATTGAGCCAATCCTCAAACAGCCTTGTAGATAGTGCAAACCTTATCACCAAAGTATATTTCCCTCGCCTTATTGTGCCGTTATCAAGCGTTATTTCGGGTGTTATAGATTTTTTAATCGCCTTTGGTGTGCTCATTATAATGATGCTATTTTATAACATACTTCCCACAATAAATATGTTATGGTTACCAGCTCTGCTCCTGCTTGCCCTTGTCACAGCGCTGGGGGTAGGCATGTGGCTTTCTGCATTGAATGTCAAATATCGTGACGTCCGATATGTAATTCCGTTCATAACGCAGTTCTGGATGTTTGCAACGCCGATTGCCTATCCAAGCAGCCTTCTCTCCGAGCCATGGCGCACAATTTACGGGATCAACCCTATGGCTGGTGTAGTGGAAGGTTTCAGATGGGCATTACTTGGAACGCAAACAGCCCCTGGCCCTATTATTGTGGTATCTTCATTTGCAGCTCTTGTTATACTTATCAGCGGGGTATATTACTTCAAAAGAATGGAAAAAACGTTTGCGGATGTTGTTTAG
- a CDS encoding four helix bundle protein — MDKTIIGENRGYRNLEIYRLAHELGIHIHDFSLKLPQYELYETGSQLRRASKSVSANIVEGYGRRKYKAEFIRFIVYSIASCDEATEWLTYVKDCHPNLTNDAVKLLDNIDKLGKKINKFLQSLTSNQQPVTSSDQHD; from the coding sequence ATGGATAAGACAATAATTGGGGAAAACAGAGGATATAGAAATTTAGAAATTTACAGGTTGGCTCATGAATTGGGAATACATATACATGATTTTTCTCTTAAACTGCCGCAGTATGAACTTTATGAAACTGGCAGCCAACTCAGGCGGGCTTCTAAGTCTGTTTCTGCCAATATAGTCGAAGGATATGGAAGGCGCAAATATAAGGCAGAATTCATCAGATTTATAGTTTATTCAATTGCATCATGCGATGAGGCAACCGAATGGCTAACCTATGTAAAAGATTGTCATCCAAACCTTACAAACGATGCTGTTAAATTGCTTGATAACATTGATAAATTAGGTAAGAAAATCAACAAATTCCTCCAATCTCTAACAAGCAACCAGCAACCAGTAACCAGTAGCGATCAACATGACTGA
- a CDS encoding polysaccharide ABC transporter ATP-binding protein: protein MTDLALKVENLSKLYRIGSRQQSYKTLRDTLTHVMYAPIRRIRSTLGYSSSVVRPRSSGVCNDTIWALKDVSFEIKPGEVVGIIGRNGAGKTTLLKILSRITEPTEGYAQIYGRVGSLLEVGTGFHPELTGRENIYLNGAILGMKRVEIERKFDEIVDFSGMERFIDTPTKYFSSGMQVRLAFSIAAHLEPEILLVDEVLAVGDAEFQKKCIGKMHSVTEEGRTVLFVSHNMTAIHNLCSRTILIDNGKLILDGHTEYVINKYLDQNLAEGAIVTCKELDGKVEGVIRKYDPSIQFKEIAITDQKAIPCNAFHSDEGLRVSVTYECLTVVNDLRVIVQIVDDENRAILTTQNIDDSDEESLYWKNPGIYRSFCTIPPNTFGEKRFYISVQLENPKVEHLIINKILGFDIQFVGYQNIHGAHWNSFLRPRLSWETQVLEVKEETIA, encoded by the coding sequence ATGACTGACCTTGCCCTCAAAGTAGAGAATCTTTCAAAGCTATACAGGATTGGTTCGCGTCAACAAAGCTACAAAACACTGCGCGACACCCTGACCCACGTCATGTATGCGCCCATTCGTCGCATCCGCTCAACGCTCGGTTATTCCTCCTCAGTCGTCCGTCCTCGGTCATCTGGCGTCTGTAACGACACCATTTGGGCATTGAAAGACGTCTCCTTTGAAATAAAGCCCGGAGAGGTTGTCGGTATTATCGGCCGCAATGGTGCAGGGAAAACCACACTTCTGAAGATTCTTTCAAGAATTACAGAGCCAACGGAGGGATATGCTCAAATATATGGCAGGGTTGGATCGTTATTAGAGGTCGGTACAGGCTTTCATCCCGAACTGACCGGACGTGAAAACATCTACCTTAACGGCGCAATTTTAGGGATGAAAAGGGTAGAGATTGAACGTAAGTTTGATGAGATTGTTGATTTTTCAGGCATGGAAAGATTTATTGATACACCCACAAAGTATTTCTCCAGTGGAATGCAGGTACGCCTGGCGTTTTCAATAGCAGCCCATCTGGAACCAGAAATTCTTTTAGTAGATGAGGTATTGGCTGTCGGGGATGCAGAGTTTCAAAAAAAGTGTATTGGGAAAATGCATAGCGTTACTGAAGAAGGGCGGACAGTGTTGTTTGTAAGCCATAATATGACAGCAATTCATAACCTGTGCAGCCGCACTATATTAATTGATAATGGCAAATTAATTCTGGACGGACACACGGAATATGTTATTAATAAATATCTGGATCAAAATCTGGCGGAGGGCGCTATTGTCACCTGTAAAGAACTCGACGGAAAAGTAGAGGGGGTAATACGGAAATATGACCCTTCAATTCAGTTCAAGGAAATTGCTATAACGGATCAGAAGGCTATACCCTGTAATGCATTTCATTCAGATGAGGGGCTCAGAGTTTCCGTTACTTATGAATGTCTGACTGTAGTCAACGACTTACGAGTTATCGTACAGATTGTGGATGATGAAAATAGAGCCATCTTGACTACGCAGAACATTGATGACTCCGATGAAGAAAGTCTCTACTGGAAAAATCCTGGTATCTACAGGTCGTTCTGTACTATTCCTCCGAACACCTTTGGGGAAAAGCGATTCTATATTTCTGTGCAGTTAGAGAATCCAAAAGTCGAGCATTTAATTATCAATAAAATTTTGGGTTTTGACATTCAATTTGTAGGCTATCAAAATATACATGGCGCTCATTGGAATTCGTTCTTACGGCCTCGGCTTAGTTGGGAAACACAAGTCCTGGAGGTTAAAGAAGAAACTATTGCATAG